A single genomic interval of Apis cerana isolate GH-2021 linkage group LG2, AcerK_1.0, whole genome shotgun sequence harbors:
- the LOC107996811 gene encoding uncharacterized protein LOC107996811 isoform X2: MFPNVIIPAMSLEESRRSQRPYRYGMVLLCVGALINWLGLAENYVEPVRYVGVACIIAGALLICAAMCCWLHAPPSRAAMHTQHTNHPITAQIDDPIHVISIEEPSSVSRQKPPDYEAVTDAPPSYDDAIKLNPSHLFRNNSSTLSLPTVHTMVPRTVEIVSRDPTPSPPPPYAR; this comes from the exons ATGTTTCCCAACGTAATAATACCAG CAATGTCCTTGGAGGAATCTCGGCGTTCGCAGCGTCCGTACAGGTACGGGATGGTTCTCCTTTGCGTTGGTGCACTGATAAACTGGTTAGGCCTCGCGGAGAACTACGTCGAACCGGTACGATATGTCGGTGTTGCTTGCATAATAGCAGGCGCTCTTCTCATATGTGCCGCAATGTGTTGTTGGCTGCACGCACCGCCAAGTAGGGCAGCCATGCACACACAACACACAAATCATCCAATCACAGCACAA ATAGATGATCCGATCCATGTAATATCCATCGAGGAACCATCTAGTGTATCCAGACAAAAACCACCAGATTACGAGGCGGTCACGGATGCGCCACCTAGCTACGATGATGCCATCAAGTTAAATCCTAGTCACCTATTTAGGAACAATAGTAGCACGTTGTCGTTGCCAACTGTGCACACTATGGTCCCTAGAACAGTGGAGATCGTTTCTAGGGACCCTACACCATCACCGCCGCCGCCTTACGCgaggtaa
- the LOC107996707 gene encoding charged multivesicular body protein 6-A isoform X1, translating into MGIFFAKKKPPSRVTEQDKAILQLKQTRDKIKQYQRRIEQNLEKERLLAKKLIQNKQRERALLLLRKKKFQEQILSKTDGQLENLEHMVHDLEFAQVELRVVDGLKVGNAALKKLHDLLSIDEIEKIMDETKEGIEKQKEIDDILSGELTENDETEIEAELDVLLAAEIAEKAPNVTKDIILLEIPEELPEKKEGKIFPLSDLNYYSLHINIFNFYFSFLLCSRTEKTKNTRSYCSGSIKSDNYQYFIASTHCAEISVYMYSTLNIRFCANNSHSKSVIKEMETYILLAR; encoded by the exons ATGggtattttttttgcaaagaaaaaacCACCAAGTCGTGTCACAGAACAAGATAAGGCTATTTTA caATTAAAACAAACTAGAGATAAAATCAAACAATATCAACGAAGAATTGAGCAAAATCTTGAGAAAGAACGATTACTTGCGAAAAAACTTATACAAAATAAGCAAAGAGA acGAGCTTTACTTCTTTTACGAAAAAAGAAGTTCCAAgaacaaatattatcaaaGACTGATGGACAGCTAGAAAATCTTGAACACATGGTACATGATTTAGAATTTGCACAAGTAGAATTAAGAGTTGTAGATGGCTTAAAAGTAGGCAATGCTGCATTGAAAAAACTACATGATTTATTGTCtattgatgaaattgaaaaaatcatgGATGAAACTAAAGAAGgcattgaaaaacaaaaagaaattgatgatATATTGTCAGGAGAACTTACTGAAAATGATGAGACTGAAATTGAAGCAGAACTTGATGTTTTGTTAGCAGCAGAGATCGCAGAAAAGGCACCAAATGTAACAAAGGATATAATACTACTAGAAATACCCGAAGAATTaccagaaaagaaagaaggtaaAATCTTTCCGTTatcagatttaaattattattctctacatataaacatattcaatttttatttttcttttttattatgttccaGAAcggagaaaacaaaaaatacaagaagCTATTGCTCTGGAAGCATAAAAAGTGATAATTATCAGTATTTTATTGCATCGACACATTGCGCAGAGATCTCTGTATATATGTACAGTACATTGAATATAAGATTCTGTGCGAATAATTCTCATTCAAAGAGTGTAATTAAGGAAATGGAAACTTACATTTTATTAGCAAGGTGA
- the LOC107996811 gene encoding uncharacterized protein LOC107996811 isoform X1, giving the protein MFPNVIIPAMSLEESRRSQRPYRYGMVLLCVGALINWLGLAENYVEPVRYVGVACIIAGALLICAAMCCWLHAPPSRAAMHTQHTNHPITAQIDDPIHVISIEEPSSVSRQKPPDYEAVTDAPPSYDDAIKLNPSHLFRNNSSTLSLPTVHTMVPRTVEIVSRDPTPSPPPPYAR; this is encoded by the exons ATGTTTCCCAACGTAATAATACCAG CAATGTCCTTGGAGGAATCTCGGCGTTCGCAGCGTCCGTACAGGTACGGGATGGTTCTCCTTTGCGTTGGTGCACTGATAAACTGGTTAGGCCTCGCGGAGAACTACGTCGAACCGGTACGATATGTCGGTGTTGCTTGCATAATAGCAGGCGCTCTTCTCATATGTGCCGCAATGTGTTGTTGGCTGCACGCACCGCCAAGTAGGGCAGCCATGCACACACAACACACAAATCATCCAATCACAGCACAA ATAGATGATCCGATCCATGTAATATCCATCGAGGAACCATCTAGTGTATCCAGACAAAAACCACCAGATTACGAGGCGGTCACGGATGCGCCACCTAGCTACGATGATGCCATCAAGTTAAATCCTAGTCACCTATTTAGGAACAATAGTAGCACGTTGTCGTTGCCAACTGTGCACACTATGGTCCCTAGAACAGTGGAGATCGTTTCTAGGGACCCTACACCATCACCGCCGCCGCCTTACGCgag GTGA
- the LOC107996811 gene encoding uncharacterized protein LOC107996811 isoform X3: MDELNAMSLEESRRSQRPYRYGMVLLCVGALINWLGLAENYVEPVRYVGVACIIAGALLICAAMCCWLHAPPSRAAMHTQHTNHPITAQIDDPIHVISIEEPSSVSRQKPPDYEAVTDAPPSYDDAIKLNPSHLFRNNSSTLSLPTVHTMVPRTVEIVSRDPTPSPPPPYAR; the protein is encoded by the exons ATGGACGAGCTCAATG CAATGTCCTTGGAGGAATCTCGGCGTTCGCAGCGTCCGTACAGGTACGGGATGGTTCTCCTTTGCGTTGGTGCACTGATAAACTGGTTAGGCCTCGCGGAGAACTACGTCGAACCGGTACGATATGTCGGTGTTGCTTGCATAATAGCAGGCGCTCTTCTCATATGTGCCGCAATGTGTTGTTGGCTGCACGCACCGCCAAGTAGGGCAGCCATGCACACACAACACACAAATCATCCAATCACAGCACAA ATAGATGATCCGATCCATGTAATATCCATCGAGGAACCATCTAGTGTATCCAGACAAAAACCACCAGATTACGAGGCGGTCACGGATGCGCCACCTAGCTACGATGATGCCATCAAGTTAAATCCTAGTCACCTATTTAGGAACAATAGTAGCACGTTGTCGTTGCCAACTGTGCACACTATGGTCCCTAGAACAGTGGAGATCGTTTCTAGGGACCCTACACCATCACCGCCGCCGCCTTACGCgag GTGA
- the LOC107996707 gene encoding charged multivesicular body protein 6 isoform X2 translates to MGIFFAKKKPPSRVTEQDKAILQLKQTRDKIKQYQRRIEQNLEKERLLAKKLIQNKQRERALLLLRKKKFQEQILSKTDGQLENLEHMVHDLEFAQVELRVVDGLKVGNAALKKLHDLLSIDEIEKIMDETKEGIEKQKEIDDILSGELTENDETEIEAELDVLLAAEIAEKAPNVTKDIILLEIPEELPEKKEERRKQKIQEAIALEA, encoded by the exons ATGggtattttttttgcaaagaaaaaacCACCAAGTCGTGTCACAGAACAAGATAAGGCTATTTTA caATTAAAACAAACTAGAGATAAAATCAAACAATATCAACGAAGAATTGAGCAAAATCTTGAGAAAGAACGATTACTTGCGAAAAAACTTATACAAAATAAGCAAAGAGA acGAGCTTTACTTCTTTTACGAAAAAAGAAGTTCCAAgaacaaatattatcaaaGACTGATGGACAGCTAGAAAATCTTGAACACATGGTACATGATTTAGAATTTGCACAAGTAGAATTAAGAGTTGTAGATGGCTTAAAAGTAGGCAATGCTGCATTGAAAAAACTACATGATTTATTGTCtattgatgaaattgaaaaaatcatgGATGAAACTAAAGAAGgcattgaaaaacaaaaagaaattgatgatATATTGTCAGGAGAACTTACTGAAAATGATGAGACTGAAATTGAAGCAGAACTTGATGTTTTGTTAGCAGCAGAGATCGCAGAAAAGGCACCAAATGTAACAAAGGATATAATACTACTAGAAATACCCGAAGAATTaccagaaaagaaagaag AAcggagaaaacaaaaaatacaagaagCTATTGCTCTGGAAGCATAA